In the Burkholderia multivorans ATCC BAA-247 genome, GCGCACCGACAGCGGCTGCGCGAGCTGCACGACGTTGTCGCCGACGATCGCGCCGTACACGCGCCACTCGCCGCGATCGGTGCGCTCTGTCGAGAAGCCGAGCTCCGCGCGCGGCGCGATCGGCGCGCGCGGATGCGAGAAGTACATCAGCACGCCGTTGCGATTCCAGATCTGGATCACGATTCCTTCGTCGCCGTTGGTGCGCGAGCCGAACACCTGCGAGAACGGCTCCGACGGCAGCGCCGCGGCGATTTCCTGGAGCTGGTAGTCGAACAGCTCGTTCGCCTCGGCCAGCGCCTGCCGGTAGATCAGCCAGCCCGCGACGCTCACGCCCGCGACGACGATCGCGAGCAGCCAGATCAGCAATTGATGACGAATCGACCTCACGCGTCAGCTTTCCTTGACGACCATGTAGCCGAGCCCGCGCACGTTGCGGATCAGGTCCGAACCGAGCTTCTTGCGCAGCGCGTGGATATAGACCTCGACCGTGTTGCTGCCGATTTCCTCGCCCCAGCCGTACATCTTCTCCTCGAGCTGGCTCTTCGACAGCACGGCGCCCGGCCGCGCGAGCAGCGCCTCGAGCAGCGCGAACTCGCGCGCGGACAGCGCGACCGGCGCGCCGTCGAGCGTCACCTGGTGCGATGCCGGATCGAGCGTCAGCGCGCCGTGGCGGATCAGCGACTCGCTGCGCCCGGCCTGCCGGCGGATCAGCGCGCGCATCCGCGCGCCGAGTTCGTCGAGATCGAACGGCTTGACCAGATAGTCGTCGGCACCCGCGTCGAGCCCCTTCACGCGATCGGCGATCGCATCGCGCGCGGTGACGATCAGGACCGGCAGCGACAGCCCGCGCGCGCGCAGCGTGCGCAGCACGTCGATGCCGTCGCGCTTGGGCAGGCCGAGATCGAGCAGCAGCAGGT is a window encoding:
- a CDS encoding response regulator, which codes for MRILLVEDDRMIAEGVRKALRSDGFAVDWVQDGESALTALGGESYDLLLLDLGLPKRDGIDVLRTLRARGLSLPVLIVTARDAIADRVKGLDAGADDYLVKPFDLDELGARMRALIRRQAGRSESLIRHGALTLDPASHQVTLDGAPVALSAREFALLEALLARPGAVLSKSQLEEKMYGWGEEIGSNTVEVYIHALRKKLGSDLIRNVRGLGYMVVKES